The following coding sequences lie in one Arachis ipaensis cultivar K30076 chromosome B03, Araip1.1, whole genome shotgun sequence genomic window:
- the LOC107630080 gene encoding pentatricopeptide repeat-containing protein At2g20710, mitochondrial-like, with protein MVVLSRLKSALRLLPRSSVTYATSASSTSNLSPAKRNQSAFVYVPQVLYRRIFHVRDPTHPTVTILEQWVQDGGTLSYDKLLVVIKQLRSRKRYKNALEVSFWMSEKGYSESGSADFSLRLDLIAKANGIEEAESYFDSIPKDSRAAECYSSLLNCYAQVRDVDKAERIMLQMKHLGFARSTMARNSLLNLYYQTQNYDKVENLLLEMKEEGIKFDRFTFATLINTYAAKSDIEGIDKLLAQLEDDPSYSQHVDWWSVYAVAANCYGKLGLCDKAFNALKKSEERLSSTIWKEAFPYLMTQYATIGKKEEVTRLWNIYKMDGKLLKRDYYSAVISSFLKLDDIELAKSIFEEWESRNRYFRNFLIPNMMIAAYSRKGNMEEAEAIVNRTIMREGKPNLWTWSGLLLGYIPQRNFPMAVRCMKEAVSICEVGCKWRPLPESLAAIFQYLKFNGDMEETEDLIRLLSSKNIISLDVHNKLMSWIKDVESNVPAIDVLGGDSHKQTGEISEPEEDWNNLTSTLAINKMLRDDCQLGKS; from the exons ATGGTAGTACTCAGCCGTCTGAAATCCGCTTTACGTCTTCTTCCTCGTTCTTCCGTGACCTACGCAACCTCTGCCTCTTCCACCTCCAACCTCTCACCGGCGAAGAGGAATCAAAGCGCCTTCGTTTATGTCCCGCAGGTTTTGTACCGTCGGATCTTCCATGTGAGAGATCCAACTCACCCGACTGTTACGATTCTCGAGCAGTGGGTTCAGGATGGCGGAACTCTTAGCTACGATAAACTGCTAGTGGTTATCAAGCAACTTAGATCACGCAAAAGATATAAAAACGCACTCGAG GTATCATTTTGGATGTCTGAGAAAGGATACTCTGAATCTGGATCTGCAGATTTTAGTTTAAGACTGGACTTGATTGCAAAGGCTAACGGAATAGAAGAAGCTGAATCCTATTTTGATAGCATTCCGAAAGACTCAAGAGCTGCAGAATGTTACAGCTCTCTTCTTAATTGCTATGCTCAAGTTAGGGATGTGGATAAAGCTGAAAGGATCATGCTGCAGATGAAGCATTTGGGTTTCGCAAGGTCTACTATGGCAAGAAATTCTTTGCTTAACCTCTACTATCAAACACAAAACTATGACAAAGTGGAAAATTTGTTGCTTGAAATGAAAGAAGAGGGTATTAAATTCGATAGATTTACATTCGCCACCTTGATTAATACATATGCGGCCAAATCTGATATAGAAGGAATCGACAAACTTCTTGCACAGTTAGAAGATGATCCATCTTATTCCCAACATGTAGATTGGTGGAGTGTTTATGCTGTGGCAGCCAATTGTTATGGAAAACTCGGGCTTTGTGATAAAGCTTTTAACGCTTTAAAGAAATCAGAGGAGCGCCTGAGTTCTACAATCTGGAAAGAGGCCTTTCCTTACCTTATGACTCAATATGCAACAAtagggaagaaagaagaagtgaCGAGGTTGTGGAATATTTATAAGATGGATGGGAAGTTACTTAAAAGAGACTATTATTCAGCTGTAATAAGTTCATTTCTCAAGTTGGATGACATTGAACTTGCCAAGAGTATCTTTGAGGAGTGGGAATCTAGAAACCGGTATTTCAGAAATTTCCTTATTCCGAACATGATGATAGCAGCTTACAGCAGAAAGGGCAATATGGAGGAAGCTGAAGCCATTGTTAATAGGACAATCATGAGGGAAGGAAAGCCAAATTTATGGACTTGGTCAGGGCTCTTGCTTGGATATATTCCACAGAGAAATTTTCCGATGGCTGTTCGATGTATGAAAGAGGCAGTTTCTATCTGTGAAGTGGGCTGTAAGTGGAGGCCGCTACCAGAATCCTTAGCTGCCATTTTTCAGTACTTGAAATTTAATGGAGATATGGAGGAGACAGAGGATTTGATAAGGTTACTCAGCAGCAAGAATATTATCTCCCTTGATGTTCATAACAAGCTGATGAGTTGGATTAAGGATGTGGAATCAAATGTACCTGCAATTGATGTGCTGGGAGGCGATTCACATAAACAAACAGGTGAAATTTCAGAGCCAGAGGAAGATTGGAACAACCTGACTTCTACTTTAGCCATCAATAAAATGTTAAGGGATGACTGTCAATTAGGCAAATCATGA